In the genome of Mycoplasma nasistruthionis, the window TCTTTTCTCCTGTCATAAAGTGTGAAGGTTAATATTTTCAAACAAAGATACTTATTACAAATTTACTAAATTTTAAGTAGTAAAAATTAAATTAATTTTAATTTTCAAAAAAATTAGATTTTTTTCATTTTTAGTTTAGATCATTGTATCAAAATTTGCTTAATATATCGTTTTTTATATGTGTCAAACAGACAAAATTCTTGTTATTTGACATTGATAAAAAAGTTAATAAAAGATATATGTTTTTCATCAGGATTCTATATAATAGAAAAGCAATATAAGTTATTGCCAAGTGGAAGATATTTTATATCGCTAGACCACAATATCGAAAGGATACCAAAATGGCAAAGAAAGAAATTCAACGTATCGCTAAGTTGCAATTCCCAGCAGGTCAAGCTAAACCAGGTCCAGCTTTAGCTGGTGTTGGTGTTAACATGCCTGAATTTACAAAAGCATTTAACGATGCAACTAGAGATAGAGGGAACGAACCAGTTCCAGTACAAATTACAGTTTACAAAGACAAAACATTCGAATTTAAATTATTCACATCACCAGCTTCATACAAAATTAAACAAGCAGCTAAAATCCAATCAGGTGCTGCAAATGCTAAAACAACAATCGTTGCTACAATTTCAAAAGATCAATTAAGAGAAATTGCAGAATACAAAATGGTTGATTTAAACACAGATGACATTTTTGCTGCTATGGCTACAGTTGCTGGTACAGCAAAACAAATGGGTGTTCTAGTTGAAGGTTATGATGACATTTTCAAAGCTAAAGCCGAAGCTAAAGCAGCTGCAAAAGCGGCAAAAGCTGCAGCAGCTAAGGAAGCAGCTCTAGAAAGTGATTTAGAAGAATTAGTAAACACTAAAGGACACGGAATTGAAGTTAATGTTATCGGAGATGAAAAAGAAGAAGGAGAACAAGAATAATGGCTAAAAGATTATCTAAAAAATTAAAAGCATCACGTGATTCATTTGATAGAACAGTTGCTTACGATTTAGCTGACGCTATTGAACTTGCTAAAAAAACTTCTTACGCAAACTTTGACGCTTCAATCGATTTAGCATTCAACTTAAACCTAGACGTTCGTAAAGCTGATCAACAATTACGTGGAGCAGTTTTATTACCAAACGGAACAGGTAAATCAATCAAAGTTTTAGTTGCTACAAACAATGTTGAAAAACAAAAAGCAGCTAAAGAAGCTGGAGCTGACATCGTTGTTGATGGACAAGCTTTAGAACAAAAAATTAAAGAAGATGATTTTGACTTTGATGTAATGGTAGCTGATCCAGCTATGATGCCTTTATTAGGTAAATATGGTAAAAAACTTGGGCCTAAAGGTTTAATGCCTAACCCTAAAACAGGAACAGTTACTCCTACTCCAGAAAAAGCTGTAGAAGAACTTAAAAAAGGTAAAGCAAACTATCGTACAGATAAAGCGGGTGTTGTTCACTCATTAATCGGTAAGAAAAGTATGTCTACAGAAGCTTTAACACAAAACGCTCAAACTTTAATTAACTTAATTAAGAAATTAAAACCAGCAGCGGTTAAAGGAACATACATGTTAAACTTAACAGTTTCAGCATCTATGGGACCAAGTGTTAAAATTAAAATCGAAAAATAATATAACAAATAACACCACTTTTTAAGTGGTGTTTTTCTACATCTTTTTAGAGTATTAGTATTTGAAAGATGATAAAAAATAACCCTAAAATAGGGTTATTCTTCAATTAATGCTTCAATAGTTAGATTATTCAATTTAGCTCTACCATTTAATTCTTTTAATTCACATAAAACAATTAATTTAGTAGTTTCAATTTGCTGTGATTGAAGCAATTTAACTATTGCATCTACTGTACCACCTGTAGCTAAAACATCATCAATAATAACTGCTTTTAAATTAGGTTTAAGCACGTTTGATTGAATTTCAATTGCATTTTCACCATATTCTAAATCATAGTTTTGAACAATTGTTTTACCAGGCAATTTTCCTTTTTTACGCACCATTACAAATGGCTTGTTAATTGCATAAGCAACAGGTGTGCCAAAAATAAATCCTCTTGCATCAGGAGCAACAATAATATCAGCTTGTGATGCCAAATCAGCCATTTTATCAATCACATGTTTAAAAGCATGTGGATTGGCTAATAATGGGGAAATATCTTTGAAGTTAATTCCTTGTTTAGGGAAGTTGGGTACGTTTTGTATGTAATCTTGTAATTTCATTAGCTAACTCT includes:
- a CDS encoding adenine phosphoribosyltransferase — protein: MKLQDYIQNVPNFPKQGINFKDISPLLANPHAFKHVIDKMADLASQADIIVAPDARGFIFGTPVAYAINKPFVMVRKKGKLPGKTIVQNYDLEYGENAIEIQSNVLKPNLKAVIIDDVLATGGTVDAIVKLLQSQQIETTKLIVLCELKELNGRAKLNNLTIEALIEE
- the rplA gene encoding 50S ribosomal protein L1, yielding MAKRLSKKLKASRDSFDRTVAYDLADAIELAKKTSYANFDASIDLAFNLNLDVRKADQQLRGAVLLPNGTGKSIKVLVATNNVEKQKAAKEAGADIVVDGQALEQKIKEDDFDFDVMVADPAMMPLLGKYGKKLGPKGLMPNPKTGTVTPTPEKAVEELKKGKANYRTDKAGVVHSLIGKKSMSTEALTQNAQTLINLIKKLKPAAVKGTYMLNLTVSASMGPSVKIKIEK
- the rplK gene encoding 50S ribosomal protein L11 is translated as MAKKEIQRIAKLQFPAGQAKPGPALAGVGVNMPEFTKAFNDATRDRGNEPVPVQITVYKDKTFEFKLFTSPASYKIKQAAKIQSGAANAKTTIVATISKDQLREIAEYKMVDLNTDDIFAAMATVAGTAKQMGVLVEGYDDIFKAKAEAKAAAKAAKAAAAKEAALESDLEELVNTKGHGIEVNVIGDEKEEGEQE